GTCGGCGTCATCGGCGCCGGGCAGATGGGCTCAGGAATCGCCCAGGTCTGCGCTCAAGCGGGCATGGATGTCGTTCTCCAGGACATCAGCCAGGAGAAGGCGGACGCCGGTCTCGCCGCGGTTTCAAGCAGTCTCGCGAAGCAGGTCGAGCGTCAGCAGATCGACGAGGCGGCGCGCGCCGCCGCTCTGTCGCACATCAAAGCCGCGACCGATTATGCGAGCTTTGCCGATTGCGATCTCGTCATCGAGGCCGCGACGGAAAACGAAGAGCTTAAGCGCAAGATCTTTTCCGGCGTCTGCGCATCGCTGCGGCCCGATGCGATCCTCGCGACAAACACCTCGTCGATCTCGATCACCAGACTCGCCTCGGTGACCGACCGCGCCGAGCGGTTCATCGGCATTCACTTCATGAACCCCGTGCCGCGCATGCAGCTCGTCGAGCTGATCCGCGGGATCGCGACGGAGGATTCGACCTTCGAATCCGCCAAGGCACTCATCGCGCGGCTCGGCAAGGTGGTGACGGTCGCCGAGGATTTCCCGGCCTTCATCGTCAACCGCATCCTGCTCACCATGATCAACGAGGCGGTCTATACGCTTTACGAGGGCGTCGGCTCGGTCGACGCGATCGATACGGCCATGCGGCTCGGCGCCAATCATCCGATGGGGCCCTTGCAGCTCGCCGATTTCATCGGCCTCGACACCGTGCTCTCCGTCATGCAGGTCCTTCACGAGGGCCTGGCTGATTCGAAATACAGGCCTTGCCCGCTGCTCGTAAAATATGTCGAGGCGGGCTGGCTCGGCCGCAAAGCCCAGCGCGGATTTTATGATTACCGCAGCGGGACCCCGGTTCCGACCCGCTGATTCGGGCATTTGCGCGGCCCGAGCCGCCCCGAGCCCCTTCCACGTCCTTGTTCCCCTGCGACAATCTGGCCTTCACAAGAGGGTCACGAGATTCTATAGAATGGCGCCAGCAAGGTAACCGGGCCCAATAGCTAGGGCCCGCAGGAACGGGGTGCCGGATTTGACGGTTCACTTCCAGCCTACGGTGTCGCCGGAAGCGTGTCCGGCACTCGTGCTCAACGCCGACTTCCGGCCTCTGAGCTACTATCCTCTGTCTCTATGGTCCTGGCAGGATGCGATCAAAGCGGTTTTCCTCGACCGTGTGAACATCGTGTCCCAATACGACAAGACGGTTCGAAGTCCGAGCTTCGAAATGCGGTTGCCGTCAGTCGTATCCTTGAAGACCTACATAAAACCGTCCCGCCATCCCGCCTTCACGCGGTTCAACGTTTTCCTCCGGGATCGCTTCACCTGCCAATATTGCGGGGCGCGCGAGGAACTCACATTCGATCATGTCGTGCCGCGTTCGAAGGGCGGCACCACCACCTGGGAAAATGTCGTCGCAGCCTGTTCGTGCTGCAACCTGCGCAAAAGCGACCGGCTTCCCGATGTGGCGCGCATGTGGCCGGCCAAAATGCCCTATCAGCCGACGATTAGCGATCTGCATCAAAACGGCCGCCACTTCCCGCCGAATTATCTGCACGAAAGCTGGATGGATTACCTTTATTGGGATTCCGTGCTGGAGCCGTAAGACGGATGGAAGCAACCACCCGTCGCACTTTTGCGTGAAAGCATTTGCTTAGCTGGACTTCATCTTCCGATTTCATCGCCGCGGCTTAAATAGACCGTAGCATCTGCGATTGCGGGAGAACGGCATGATTGAACTCTATTATTGGACCACCCCCAACGGCCACAAGATCACGATGTTTCTTGAAGAGGCAGGCCTCGATTACGAGATTCATCCGGTCAATATCGGCAGGGGCGAGCAGTTTACGCCGGAGTTTCTCGCGATCGCCCCCAACAATCGCATGCCCGCGATCATCGATCGCAATCCAGCCGACGGCGGCGAACCGATCCCGGTCTTCGAATCGGGCGCCATCCTGCTTTATCTCGCCGACAAGACGCGCTCCTTCATTCCGCAGGACATACGCGGCCGTGTGGCGGCGCTCGAATGGCTCTTCTGGCAGATGGGCGGCCTTGGCCCCATGGCTGGCCAGAACCATCATTTCTCGCAATATGCGCCGGAAAAGATTCCCTATGCGATCAATCGCTATGTGAACGAGACGAACAGGCTCTATGGCGTGATGAACAAGCGCCTCGCGAAAGAGAGTTTTCTCGCCGGCGATTATTCGATCGCGGATATGGCGGCCTATCCCTGGATCGTGCCTTACGAGAAACAGGGCCAGAAGTTAGAGGATTTTCCGCATTTGAAGCGCTGGTTCGAGGCAATTGCCGCGCGGCCCGCGACGCAGCGCGCCTATGCCAAGGCTGAAGAGATCAATCCGGCGCAGCCGCCGATGGACGACGAGGCAAAGAAGGTCCTGTTCGGG
The Methyloferula stellata AR4 DNA segment above includes these coding regions:
- a CDS encoding HNH endonuclease, which gives rise to MTVHFQPTVSPEACPALVLNADFRPLSYYPLSLWSWQDAIKAVFLDRVNIVSQYDKTVRSPSFEMRLPSVVSLKTYIKPSRHPAFTRFNVFLRDRFTCQYCGAREELTFDHVVPRSKGGTTTWENVVAACSCCNLRKSDRLPDVARMWPAKMPYQPTISDLHQNGRHFPPNYLHESWMDYLYWDSVLEP
- a CDS encoding glutathione binding-like protein; this translates as MIELYYWTTPNGHKITMFLEEAGLDYEIHPVNIGRGEQFTPEFLAIAPNNRMPAIIDRNPADGGEPIPVFESGAILLYLADKTRSFIPQDIRGRVAALEWLFWQMGGLGPMAGQNHHFSQYAPEKIPYAINRYVNETNRLYGVMNKRLAKESFLAGDYSIADMAAYPWIVPYEKQGQKLEDFPHLKRWFEAIAARPATQRAYAKAEEINPAQPPMDDEAKKVLFGQKA
- a CDS encoding 3-hydroxybutyryl-CoA dehydrogenase, translating into MATLDIHKVGVIGAGQMGSGIAQVCAQAGMDVVLQDISQEKADAGLAAVSSSLAKQVERQQIDEAARAAALSHIKAATDYASFADCDLVIEAATENEELKRKIFSGVCASLRPDAILATNTSSISITRLASVTDRAERFIGIHFMNPVPRMQLVELIRGIATEDSTFESAKALIARLGKVVTVAEDFPAFIVNRILLTMINEAVYTLYEGVGSVDAIDTAMRLGANHPMGPLQLADFIGLDTVLSVMQVLHEGLADSKYRPCPLLVKYVEAGWLGRKAQRGFYDYRSGTPVPTR